A genomic window from Silene latifolia isolate original U9 population chromosome Y, ASM4854445v1, whole genome shotgun sequence includes:
- the LOC141632647 gene encoding uncharacterized protein LOC141632647, which produces MAFQNPEAEWKIFGGKVVLLGGDFRQVLPIIHKGLRKDIVQTSISRSFLWNECKIYTLKKSMRVLEGEGDGQKQQRYRLFNEWLLAMGRGHLEAKAEDNEEEATWIKIPDQFIGSLGELSLETVVSDMYPNFAFKHHDEDYLRERAILTPLNETADYINNYMAGLLPRDEVTYRSCDEICSSSTECERGSLHIVPDRVFKQPCLARPTTS; this is translated from the coding sequence ATGGCATTTCAGAACCCAGAAGCGGAGTGGAAGATTTTTGGAGGGAAGGTTGTCCTCCTTGGGGGCGATTTCCGTCAGGTCCTTCCAATAATCCATAAGGGATTACGAAAGGACATTGTGCAAACCTCAATCAGTAGGTCATTTCTATGGAATGAGTGCAAAATTTACACCCTAAAAAAAAGCATGCGAGTATTAGAGGGGGAAGGAGACGGGCAAAAACAGCAACGATATAGGTTATTTAACGAGTGGCTATTAGCTATGGGTAGAGGCCATCTCGAGGCAAAGGCAGAGGATAACGAGGAAGAGGCGACATGGATTAAGATACCAGATCAATTTATAGGAAGCCTAGGAGAGCTAAGCCTCGAGACAGTGGTTAGTGACATGTACCCGAACTTTGCCTTCAAGCATCATGACGAAGACTACCTCAGGGAAAGAGCCATACTTACACCCTTAAACGAGACGGCAGACTATATAAATAATTACATGGCTGGACTTCTTCCGAGGGATGAAGTAACATACAGGAGTTGTGACGAGATTTGTTCTTCATCTACCGAATGCGAGCGAGGATCACTTCACATCGTACCCGACCGAGTATTTAAACAACCTTGTCTTGCAAGGCCTACCACATCATGA